One genomic region from Thermoleptolyngbya sichuanensis A183 encodes:
- the ldpA gene encoding circadian clock protein LdpA: MQSLREGRWFKLICGASFQHLPAIRNLTLAYALAGADCVDVAADPAVIHAAKEGLAAAAGLGCDRLPWLMVSLNDGEDPHFRKAVFDPARCPADCPRPCETICPAQAITFDRPTEGYSGGYSGVIESRCYGCGRCLPLCPIQQIATQSTTITPEMIPDLLAQVDALEIHTQVGRLAEFRQLWRAIAPVVHRLKLVAISCPDGDGLIDYLRSLYQHISPEDSPLPCPLIWQTDGRPMSGDIGAGATRATVKLGQKVLAAGLPGYVQLAGGTNHHTVPKLRALGLLSEESTLGDARRDHSAPRAEDLPQPAASTFIAGVAYGSYARVLLSPILDQLDAIAPQLLGASSPPPHADALPHFAPDSAGYDPLSGSPPESIAPPPAHVAHVAHVAHVAHVAHVAHLERDPDLLTQAVARAIALVSQLKPQPDLAIAPAPAADLHLATESAPPSQFSLHHPPAVEPVLLKPG, from the coding sequence TTGCAGTCCTTAAGGGAGGGTCGCTGGTTCAAGTTAATTTGTGGAGCCAGCTTTCAGCACCTCCCTGCAATTCGGAATTTAACTCTGGCCTATGCGCTGGCGGGTGCCGACTGTGTGGATGTGGCGGCAGACCCGGCGGTCATTCATGCGGCAAAGGAAGGGCTAGCCGCTGCGGCAGGGCTGGGGTGCGATCGCCTCCCCTGGCTCATGGTCAGCCTCAACGACGGCGAAGATCCCCACTTCCGCAAAGCGGTCTTCGACCCGGCCCGCTGTCCGGCAGACTGTCCCCGCCCCTGCGAAACCATTTGCCCTGCCCAGGCGATTACCTTCGATCGCCCCACTGAGGGATATTCTGGCGGCTACTCTGGCGTGATCGAGAGCCGCTGCTATGGCTGTGGGCGCTGTCTGCCGCTGTGCCCAATTCAGCAAATTGCCACCCAGTCCACCACCATTACGCCAGAAATGATTCCGGACCTGCTGGCGCAGGTGGACGCGCTGGAAATCCATACGCAGGTCGGGCGGCTGGCAGAATTTCGGCAACTGTGGCGGGCGATCGCCCCCGTGGTTCACAGGCTCAAGCTAGTGGCGATTAGCTGTCCCGACGGCGACGGGCTGATCGACTATCTGCGATCGCTCTACCAGCACATTTCACCAGAGGATAGCCCGCTGCCCTGTCCGCTGATCTGGCAGACAGATGGGCGACCCATGAGCGGCGACATCGGCGCCGGAGCCACTCGCGCCACCGTCAAGCTGGGACAAAAGGTGCTGGCGGCGGGGCTACCGGGCTATGTGCAGTTGGCCGGCGGGACGAATCACCACACCGTTCCGAAATTGCGGGCGCTGGGCTTGTTGTCTGAGGAATCTACCCTGGGCGATGCCCGGCGGGATCACTCCGCACCTCGCGCTGAGGATCTGCCCCAACCCGCTGCTTCCACCTTCATTGCAGGCGTGGCCTACGGCAGCTATGCCAGGGTGCTGCTGTCGCCCATCCTCGACCAGCTAGATGCGATCGCCCCCCAGTTGCTTGGCGCTTCTTCCCCGCCTCCCCACGCCGATGCTCTCCCTCACTTTGCTCCGGATTCTGCGGGGTATGACCCGCTTTCAGGTTCGCCGCCAGAATCAATTGCTCCCCCTCCTGCCCATGTCGCACATGTTGCACATGTTGCACACGTTGCACACGTTGCACACGTTGCACATCTAGAACGTGACCCAGACTTACTCACGCAGGCCGTAGCACGGGCGATCGCCCTAGTGTCGCAACTCAAGCCCCAGCCTGACTTGGCGATCGCCCCTGCCCCCGCCGCCGACCTGCATTTAGCAACTGAATCAGCCCCTCCTTCGCAGTTTTCCCTCCATCACCCGCCTGCCGTCGAGCCAGTCTTGCTAAAGCCTGGATGA
- a CDS encoding R3H domain-containing nucleic acid-binding protein: protein MTFNGNDSAEYRPSVTPAAASADAKPAQPLQITDDLDQLLAILPDPIRDRLEQHPQRNVLVEVVLDLGRRPEARFPGTSEYLSEDAITKADLQHCIDRVGIFSGDNRAGIEKTLHRISAIRNRAGEIIGLTCRVGRAVYGTIGMIRDLVESGRSILMLGRPGVGKTTALREIARVLADELEKRVVIIDTSNEVAGDGDIPHPAIGRARRMQVAHPENQHQVMIEAVENHMPEVIIIDEIGTELEAQAARTIAERGVQLIGTAHGNQIENLMKNPTLSDLVGGIQSVTLGDEEARRRGSQKSVLERKAPPTFDIAVEMLERQKWVVHESVADTVDALLRGRVPNPQVRQVNDAGEVTITHEQSGKGLDPKPVRSLPFGDSSTALRDTGAARVAGWRSSGQMMPLPSPRYDRVARFPRDTDSFSGLMSPERQSFDQMLNDSLERSLMSEEADPFGEVPTAGPNGEDLPLHIYPYAVSRHLVEQVIHTMNLPIVLTKDLDGADAVLALRSHIKNHSKLRQIAKSRQLSIFTVKSNSMPQIIRALQRMLKMEDAFLEEPINLNLFSRSGDEDEIEALEEARLAVEQIVIPKGQPVELLPRSAKVRKMQHELVEHYHLKSSSFGEEPNRRLRIYPA, encoded by the coding sequence ATGACATTCAACGGGAACGATTCTGCCGAATATCGCCCCTCCGTTACCCCCGCTGCGGCCAGCGCGGATGCCAAGCCCGCCCAGCCGCTGCAAATCACCGACGACCTGGATCAACTGCTGGCGATTTTGCCTGACCCAATTCGCGATCGCCTAGAACAGCATCCCCAGCGCAACGTGCTGGTGGAAGTGGTGCTAGATCTGGGTCGCCGCCCCGAAGCCCGCTTTCCTGGCACGTCTGAGTATCTCTCCGAAGATGCCATCACTAAAGCAGACTTGCAGCACTGTATCGACCGCGTGGGCATCTTTAGCGGCGACAACCGGGCGGGCATTGAAAAAACCCTGCACCGCATCAGCGCCATCCGCAACCGCGCTGGCGAAATTATCGGCCTCACCTGTCGCGTCGGGCGGGCGGTCTACGGCACGATTGGCATGATTCGTGACCTAGTAGAATCGGGGCGATCGATCCTGATGCTGGGGCGTCCAGGCGTGGGCAAGACCACGGCCCTGCGCGAAATCGCCCGCGTGCTGGCAGATGAGCTAGAAAAGCGCGTCGTCATCATCGACACCTCCAACGAAGTGGCCGGCGACGGCGACATTCCCCATCCCGCCATCGGTCGGGCCCGGCGGATGCAGGTGGCCCATCCCGAAAACCAGCATCAGGTGATGATCGAGGCAGTGGAAAACCACATGCCAGAAGTGATCATCATTGACGAAATCGGTACGGAGCTAGAAGCGCAGGCCGCCCGCACGATTGCCGAACGCGGTGTGCAACTGATCGGTACGGCCCACGGCAACCAGATTGAGAACCTGATGAAAAACCCCACCCTTTCCGACCTGGTGGGCGGCATTCAGTCTGTGACGCTGGGCGACGAAGAGGCCCGCCGTCGGGGCAGCCAAAAGAGCGTGCTGGAGCGCAAAGCGCCGCCGACCTTCGACATTGCGGTGGAAATGCTGGAGCGGCAAAAGTGGGTGGTGCATGAGTCGGTGGCAGACACGGTGGATGCGCTGCTGCGCGGGCGCGTGCCCAATCCCCAGGTGCGCCAGGTCAACGACGCAGGCGAAGTCACCATTACCCATGAGCAGAGCGGCAAAGGGCTGGACCCAAAACCCGTCCGATCGCTCCCCTTTGGCGACAGCAGCACGGCCTTGCGCGATACGGGCGCGGCGCGGGTGGCGGGCTGGCGCTCGTCGGGACAGATGATGCCGCTGCCGTCGCCCCGCTATGACCGGGTAGCGCGGTTTCCCCGTGATACGGATTCGTTCAGCGGCCTGATGTCGCCGGAGCGCCAGTCCTTTGACCAGATGCTGAACGACTCGCTAGAGCGATCGCTCATGAGCGAGGAAGCGGACCCCTTCGGTGAGGTGCCCACGGCAGGGCCCAACGGCGAAGATTTGCCGCTGCACATCTACCCCTACGCCGTCAGTCGGCATCTGGTAGAACAGGTGATTCACACGATGAACCTGCCCATCGTGCTGACGAAGGATCTAGACGGGGCGGATGCGGTGCTGGCGCTGCGATCGCACATCAAGAACCACTCCAAACTGCGGCAAATTGCCAAGAGTCGCCAGCTTTCGATCTTTACAGTCAAGTCAAATAGTATGCCGCAGATTATCCGCGCCCTCCAGCGGATGCTAAAGATGGAAGATGCGTTTTTGGAGGAGCCGATCAACCTCAACCTGTTTTCGCGCAGCGGCGACGAAGACGAGATCGAGGCGCTGGAAGAAGCGCGGCTGGCTGTGGAGCAGATTGTGATTCCCAAAGGGCAACCTGTGGAACTGCTGCCTCGCTCCGCCAAGGTTCGCAAGATGCAGCATGAACTGGTGGAACACTATCACCTGAAGTCCTCCAGTTTTGGCGAAGAGCCAAACCGACGGCTGCGGATTTATCCAGCGTAG
- a CDS encoding tryptophan-rich sensory protein — protein sequence MKSSTQKSTGGTVLAIATPIAILATLAVNTLSNTNPPGGVNVGELANTLLRDVRVLPANYAFIIWGVIYVGLIAYGIYQIRPAQTGDTAIVQADALLIVACVAQIAWIYLFTFRQFWASVLAMLIILGSLIFAYLRLGIGRDRVGRDRRWNAHLPFSIYLAWISVATIVNIASALFANNWSGGLAPDLWALLLLVIGTAIALVVFFQRRDIAFLLVFIWAYGAIAVRQSAFPLVQIGAIGGAVLLAGVVLWSLWQPRQRFE from the coding sequence ATGAAATCATCAACGCAGAAATCAACGGGGGGAACGGTGCTGGCGATCGCCACCCCGATTGCCATCTTGGCTACCCTGGCGGTAAACACCCTGTCCAACACCAACCCCCCCGGCGGCGTGAACGTGGGCGAACTAGCCAACACGCTGCTGAGGGACGTGCGGGTCTTGCCTGCAAACTACGCCTTCATCATCTGGGGCGTGATTTACGTCGGGCTGATTGCCTACGGCATTTACCAAATTCGCCCGGCCCAGACTGGCGATACTGCCATTGTGCAGGCAGACGCGCTGTTGATCGTCGCCTGTGTTGCCCAAATCGCGTGGATTTATCTGTTTACATTTCGGCAGTTTTGGGCCTCGGTCTTGGCTATGCTGATCATCCTGGGGTCGCTCATTTTTGCCTATCTGCGGCTGGGCATTGGGCGCGATCGGGTGGGGCGCGATCGCCGCTGGAATGCCCACCTTCCCTTCAGCATCTACCTGGCGTGGATTTCTGTCGCGACGATTGTGAACATTGCCTCGGCCCTGTTTGCCAACAACTGGAGCGGCGGCCTTGCCCCAGACCTGTGGGCGCTGCTGCTGCTGGTCATTGGAACGGCGATCGCCCTTGTCGTCTTTTTCCAGCGGCGAGACATCGCGTTTCTGCTGGTGTTTATCTGGGCGTATGGGGCGATCGCCGTGCGACAGTCCGCCTTTCCGCTGGTACAAATTGGGGCGATCGGCGGCGCAGTTCTGCTGGCAGGGGTCGTCCTCTGGAGCCTGTGGCAGCCAAGGCAGCGGTTTGAGTGA
- a CDS encoding photosystem I assembly protein Ycf3, giving the protein MPRSQRNDNFIDKTFTVMADLILKVLPTNKAAKEAFAYYRDGMSAQADGEYAEALANYEEALKLEQDPYDRSFVLYNMGLIYASNGEHDRALESYHQALELNPRMPQALNNIAVIYHYLGEQAELANNTSEADKNYDQAAEYWERAIRLAPNNYIEAQNWLKTTGRMKIDVFF; this is encoded by the coding sequence ATGCCCAGATCTCAACGCAACGACAACTTCATTGATAAGACCTTTACCGTCATGGCAGACCTGATTCTCAAGGTACTGCCGACGAACAAGGCCGCCAAAGAAGCCTTTGCCTACTATCGAGATGGCATGTCGGCTCAGGCGGATGGGGAATATGCCGAAGCTCTGGCAAACTACGAGGAAGCGCTGAAGCTGGAGCAAGACCCCTACGATCGCAGCTTTGTGCTATATAACATGGGGCTAATCTACGCCAGCAACGGCGAACACGATCGCGCCCTGGAAAGCTACCACCAAGCGCTGGAACTTAACCCTCGAATGCCGCAGGCGCTCAACAATATTGCGGTGATCTACCACTACCTGGGCGAACAGGCCGAACTGGCGAACAACACCAGCGAAGCCGACAAGAACTATGACCAGGCGGCGGAATACTGGGAGCGAGCCATCCGCCTTGCGCCCAACAACTACATCGAAGCCCAAAACTGGCTGAAAACCACCGGCCGCATGAAGATCGACGTATTTTTCTAA
- the gatC gene encoding Asp-tRNA(Asn)/Glu-tRNA(Gln) amidotransferase subunit GatC: MLDREQVHKVAHLARLALTPAEEEQFTTQLGSILEYFEQLNELDTRDVPPTTRAIDVSNVVRPDALQPYPNREAILDSAPDRDGEFFKVPQIMGGGD, encoded by the coding sequence ATGCTCGATCGCGAACAGGTTCACAAAGTTGCCCACCTCGCTCGTTTGGCGCTGACACCCGCCGAGGAGGAGCAGTTCACCACGCAGCTTGGCAGTATTTTGGAATATTTTGAGCAACTGAATGAGCTGGATACCCGCGACGTGCCGCCGACGACTCGCGCCATCGACGTGAGCAATGTCGTGCGTCCTGATGCGCTCCAGCCCTATCCCAACCGCGAGGCGATTCTCGATAGCGCCCCCGATCGCGACGGCGAGTTCTTTAAAGTGCCGCAGATTATGGGCGGGGGCGATTAG
- a CDS encoding ubiquitin-like small modifier protein 1, with protein sequence MSVKVLIPTPLQQFTANQATVEVEGATIAELLDKLDASFPGIKARLCDDQGKLRRFVNFYVNSEDIRFLDGANTVLNAGDEVSIVPAVAGG encoded by the coding sequence ATGTCTGTCAAAGTTCTCATTCCCACGCCGCTGCAACAGTTCACTGCCAATCAGGCGACTGTAGAAGTCGAAGGCGCGACGATCGCCGAATTGCTGGATAAGCTCGATGCGTCTTTTCCTGGGATTAAGGCCCGTCTGTGCGACGACCAGGGCAAACTCCGCCGCTTTGTGAACTTCTATGTGAATAGCGAAGACATCCGGTTTTTGGACGGCGCAAACACGGTGCTGAATGCAGGCGATGAAGTGAGCATTGTGCCTGCTGTGGCGGGCGGCTAG